A window of Bactrocera dorsalis isolate Fly_Bdor chromosome 4, ASM2337382v1, whole genome shotgun sequence genomic DNA:
TaaacaattgtttattaaaaaatacggtCTATTTATAACCTTACCGGTCAGGCCATTATCTCAGTTTAGTTTTCACTGTTGGCTTGAATAGATTAAAATGAGTTTTACTGGCAAAGTTGTGATTGTGACCGGCGCTAGTACAGGAATTGGTGCTACAACAGCGGAGGCTTTCGCCAAACTGGGCGCCAAAGTCGTTCTCGTTGGACGCAATGAAGCAAAGTTACGCTCTTCTGCAGATGCCTGCAAATTAGCCAATAAGGAGTCCGAACAATTCATTATCACTGCTGATGTAACCACGAAGGCGGAATATATTATAAACTCAACAATAGAGAAATTCGGACAATTGGATGTATTAGTCAATAATGCTGGCATTTTCGATGTAGGCAACATACTGAATATTGACGTAGATCAATTTGATAGAATATTGAATACGAATTTACGTTCGGTCTTCCTTTTGACTAAATATGCCGCACCACATCTCGTGAAAACCCAAGGAAATATTGTGAATGTGTCCAGCGTCGCAGGACTGCGCTCGTTTGCCGATGTGTCTAGCTATTGCACCTCCAAAGCAGCTCTGGATCAATTCACCAGATGTATCGCCTTGGATTTGGCACCGATGAATGTGCGTGTCAACGCTGTCAATCCCGGTGTCATCGCAACAGAAATTCAAATACGTAACGGTATGACGATGGAGGAATACGCAGACTATTTGGAAAAATGCAAGGAGGGTCACGCGCTGGGACGTGTGGGTACAACAAAAGAAGTGGCGGACGCTATTATTTACTTAGCTAGTGACAGTTCAAGCTTTATAACGGGTGCGACTCTACCTGTCGATGGAGGCAAACATGCGCTTTGTCCACGTTAACGGCATACGAGTATTTGATAAATAAGTATGCAAGGGCGGTTCAAGTGCATGTCCTCATTAATAAACataatgtttatataaaatatagataATATATTATCTTCTAAAACCTAACacatttcagtaaaaaaatatatgtatctatgtaaataaattagAGTTTTGAACTATCGTAAGGTACTCAAGTATGTtctaatatagtatatacatacatagttccaCTCTCATTACCCTACAAGAACGATGATAATCAAATGATCAATCATGAGGTagtgaacaaaattttccatGTCAAC
This region includes:
- the LOC105224325 gene encoding uncharacterized oxidoreductase TM_0325, with product MSFTGKVVIVTGASTGIGATTAEAFAKLGAKVVLVGRNEAKLRSSADACKLANKESEQFIITADVTTKAEYIINSTIEKFGQLDVLVNNAGIFDVGNILNIDVDQFDRILNTNLRSVFLLTKYAAPHLVKTQGNIVNVSSVAGLRSFADVSSYCTSKAALDQFTRCIALDLAPMNVRVNAVNPGVIATEIQIRNGMTMEEYADYLEKCKEGHALGRVGTTKEVADAIIYLASDSSSFITGATLPVDGGKHALCPR